A genome region from Bradyrhizobium guangzhouense includes the following:
- a CDS encoding acetyl-CoA carboxylase biotin carboxyl carrier protein translates to MTNPLDHVDQLCAFLAATDIGLLELKGPAGVLRLRHDGARVEVEMIEAATAALSSSPTQIIRAPVPGLYLDRHPLRSQPSVAVGDEVAAGTPLAFLQIGPLLLPVPAPEDGMVVETFAEHGATVGYGAPLIGLQPHGSDAE, encoded by the coding sequence ATGACCAACCCGCTCGACCATGTCGACCAGCTCTGCGCCTTCCTCGCGGCGACCGACATCGGCCTGCTCGAGCTGAAAGGCCCAGCCGGGGTGCTGCGCCTGCGGCATGACGGCGCCCGAGTCGAAGTCGAAATGATCGAGGCTGCGACGGCGGCGCTGTCTTCTTCCCCCACGCAGATCATTCGGGCACCGGTGCCGGGTCTCTACCTCGACCGCCATCCATTGCGCTCGCAACCATCGGTCGCCGTCGGCGACGAAGTTGCGGCCGGCACGCCGCTCGCCTTTCTCCAGATCGGACCGCTCTTGCTTCCGGTCCCGGCCCCGGAGGACGGCATGGTGGTCGAGACGTTCGCCGAGCATGGCGCGACGGTGGGATACGGCGCGCCGCTGATCGGATTGCAGCCGCACGGGAGTGACGCCGAATGA
- a CDS encoding SDR family oxidoreductase, with translation MPFSDYRTALVTGASSGIGLAVVERLAREGLQVHALARSADPLKALADRTGCIPHAVDVRDLPALTKLAGSVEFDVLVNCAGVDRPKKFLQADAEDIELLLGVNLGAVLHLCRLVVPGMVARDRGHVVNITSIAGAYNFGGNSTYHATKAAVSMLSRQLRIDAFGKRVRITEICPGRVETDIFAHVHGDSAATRAAFIDGFELPKPEDIADTIAFAIAAPVAVNIGHIEITPTLQVPGGLSTVRPEHPASPPAVT, from the coding sequence ATGCCATTTTCCGACTACAGGACGGCTCTCGTCACCGGCGCCTCGTCAGGCATCGGCCTCGCCGTCGTCGAGCGCCTGGCGCGCGAGGGACTGCAGGTGCACGCGTTGGCGCGTAGCGCCGATCCACTGAAGGCGCTGGCAGATCGCACCGGCTGCATTCCCCATGCCGTCGACGTTCGCGATCTGCCTGCGCTTACCAAGCTCGCCGGCAGCGTCGAATTCGACGTTCTCGTCAACTGCGCCGGCGTCGACCGGCCCAAGAAATTCCTGCAGGCGGATGCCGAGGATATCGAGCTACTGCTCGGCGTGAATCTGGGGGCCGTCCTGCATCTGTGCCGCCTCGTCGTGCCCGGCATGGTGGCGCGCGACCGCGGTCACGTCGTGAACATCACTTCAATCGCCGGCGCCTATAATTTCGGCGGCAACTCGACCTACCACGCCACCAAGGCGGCGGTCAGCATGCTGTCCCGTCAGCTCCGGATCGATGCCTTCGGCAAGCGTGTTCGCATCACCGAGATCTGCCCGGGGCGGGTCGAGACCGATATCTTCGCTCACGTCCACGGCGACTCCGCCGCGACCCGCGCTGCCTTCATCGACGGATTCGAGCTGCCCAAACCGGAGGACATCGCCGACACGATCGCTTTCGCCATTGCCGCGCCAGTGGCGGTAAACATCGGCCATATCGAGATCACACCGACCCTGCAGGTGCCGGGCGGACTGTCGACGGTCCGTCCCGAGCACCCCGCCAGCCCTCCAGCCGTCACCTAG
- the nac gene encoding nitrogen assimilation transcriptional regulator NAC, whose product MNLRRLQYFVKIVDVGSLTQAADVLHVAQPALSQQLATLEGEVRQQLLVRTKSGVVPTEAGKVLYRHAQLILRQCEQARADMSAAAKSISGAVAVGLAPGTAAAGLALPLLRTVRARHPGILLYLNETYGTTLSELVMNGRMDLAVLYGGKTAVHGLSFVPLLREQLYVVGPASMMAPPGEISVPALADMDLYLARPYNVVRKMVNEAFAAIGQAPKVVAEIESASTLTAVIADGLGATILPESMARQVAGSCGGWQSRIVDPIIEAPLALCQSDHLPLSEPAQAIKEILLELVAGLPGNLVVAEERAQKAS is encoded by the coding sequence GTGAATCTGAGGCGTCTTCAGTATTTCGTGAAGATCGTCGACGTCGGCAGCCTGACGCAGGCCGCCGATGTGCTCCATGTCGCGCAGCCGGCGCTCAGCCAGCAGCTCGCGACCTTGGAGGGCGAGGTCCGCCAGCAGCTCCTGGTGCGCACCAAAAGCGGCGTCGTGCCCACGGAAGCGGGCAAGGTGCTGTATCGCCACGCGCAGCTCATCTTGCGTCAATGCGAGCAGGCGCGCGCCGATATGAGCGCGGCGGCCAAGAGCATCTCCGGTGCGGTCGCCGTCGGACTTGCGCCTGGAACGGCCGCGGCCGGACTCGCGCTGCCGCTGCTGCGGACCGTGCGCGCCCGCCACCCTGGCATCCTGCTCTACCTCAACGAGACCTACGGAACGACGCTCTCGGAGCTCGTCATGAACGGCCGGATGGATCTCGCCGTGCTCTACGGCGGCAAGACGGCCGTTCATGGCCTCTCGTTCGTGCCGCTGCTGCGCGAACAGCTCTACGTGGTCGGCCCCGCCAGCATGATGGCCCCGCCGGGCGAGATCAGCGTGCCAGCGCTGGCCGACATGGATCTCTATCTCGCCCGTCCCTACAACGTCGTGCGCAAGATGGTGAACGAAGCCTTTGCGGCGATCGGTCAGGCGCCGAAGGTCGTCGCGGAAATCGAATCGGCGAGCACATTGACGGCGGTGATCGCCGACGGGCTCGGCGCGACGATCCTGCCGGAATCGATGGCCCGACAGGTGGCGGGCTCCTGCGGCGGCTGGCAGTCCCGCATCGTCGATCCGATCATCGAGGCGCCGTTGGCATTGTGCCAGTCCGATCATTTGCCGCTATCGGAGCCGGCCCAGGCCATCAAGGAAATCCTGCTCGAGCTCGTTGCTGGGCTGCCTGGCAATCTCGTCGTCGCCGAGGAGCGGGCGCAGAAAGCGTCATAG
- a CDS encoding acetyl-CoA carboxylase biotin carboxyl carrier protein, which translates to MDLDRIKSLIDAMAASDLAEMEFSQGGMSLRLVRRPQPTESRPAVPVVAATARPPSRPEPAQPAPVNAAADGVVAPLFGVAYLQPDPDAPPFVTVAQAITAGTTLCVIEAMKMFHEVRADRDGAVIAILVSTGQEVEAGQELMRIR; encoded by the coding sequence ATGGATCTCGATCGTATCAAGTCACTGATTGACGCCATGGCGGCTTCCGATCTGGCCGAGATGGAGTTCAGCCAGGGCGGCATGTCATTGCGGCTGGTGCGCCGACCGCAGCCGACCGAATCGCGGCCGGCGGTGCCAGTGGTCGCCGCCACGGCGCGCCCCCCGAGCCGTCCCGAGCCTGCGCAACCGGCACCGGTCAACGCCGCGGCGGATGGCGTCGTCGCGCCGCTGTTTGGCGTTGCCTATCTGCAGCCCGATCCTGACGCGCCGCCCTTCGTCACGGTGGCCCAGGCGATCACCGCCGGCACGACATTGTGCGTCATCGAAGCCATGAAGATGTTTCACGAGGTCCGTGCCGATCGGGACGGCGCCGTGATCGCAATTCTCGTCTCCACCGGGCAGGAGGTCGAGGCCGGGCAAGAACTGATGCGGATCAGGTAG
- a CDS encoding RraA family protein has product MTNPGIVRNPSAPQVDPSTVAKLRSIAVALLSDQLHRNCGSIGLRAYHSPAPMAGTAVTVKTRGGDNLAILRAYDFCRPGDVMVVDAGGDTTNALVGGIMTFAAASLGLAGMVLDGAIRDAAEIGARAFPVYARGVNHRGPYKDGPGEINVPITVGGMVVNPGDVIVGDQDGLLAFPPGLAASVIEKAMAQHQKEEATMQAIREGRWDRSFVDALEARCAN; this is encoded by the coding sequence ATGACCAATCCCGGAATCGTCAGAAACCCCTCCGCTCCCCAGGTCGACCCGTCCACCGTCGCCAAGCTGCGGAGCATCGCGGTGGCGCTGCTGAGCGATCAACTGCACCGCAACTGCGGCAGCATCGGTCTTCGCGCCTACCATTCGCCCGCCCCCATGGCCGGCACGGCGGTGACCGTGAAGACGCGTGGCGGGGACAACCTCGCCATTCTGCGCGCCTATGATTTCTGCCGGCCCGGAGACGTCATGGTGGTCGATGCCGGCGGAGACACTACCAACGCTCTGGTCGGTGGCATCATGACCTTCGCCGCCGCTTCGCTGGGTCTCGCCGGCATGGTGCTCGATGGCGCCATTCGGGACGCGGCCGAAATCGGCGCACGAGCTTTTCCCGTTTATGCCCGCGGCGTGAACCACCGCGGCCCCTACAAGGACGGTCCAGGGGAGATCAACGTGCCGATCACGGTCGGCGGTATGGTGGTCAATCCGGGAGACGTGATCGTCGGGGACCAAGATGGACTTCTCGCCTTCCCGCCCGGTCTTGCCGCAAGCGTGATCGAGAAGGCGATGGCTCAACATCAGAAGGAGGAGGCGACGATGCAGGCCATTCGCGAGGGCCGCTGGGACCGTTCCTTTGTCGACGCGCTGGAAGCGCGCTGCGCCAATTGA
- a CDS encoding aspartate transaminase — protein sequence MNRSRISARVRRIKPSPSTAAADRASALKREGKSIVSLVVGEPDFDTPAHIRTAAVWAMEKGETRYTVLAGTLELRQAIVAKLKRENGLVYDPAEIVVTNGAKSAIYSALEATLEAGDEVIIPAPYWVSYPDMVLACEGIPKIVACPESQSFKISPAQLEAAISEKTRWLLINSPSNPTGASYSAAEYRGIAEVLARHPHVLVMTDDIYEHIRFDGESTPHLLNAAPELRERVLAINGVSKTYAMTGWRIGWIAGPADLVGALNTLLSQASGNACSISQAAAVAALTGDQSFVGETVATYRARRDRTLARINAIPGLSCRPPDGAFYLYVNCAGLIGRTTPAGTRLESDSDVVMYLLEAAGVAVVQGTAYGLSPFFRASIATSQAALDEGTDRIARAVAELH from the coding sequence ATGAACCGTTCTCGTATTTCCGCGCGCGTCAGACGCATCAAGCCTTCGCCCAGCACGGCGGCTGCGGATCGGGCGAGCGCGCTCAAGCGCGAGGGCAAGAGCATCGTCAGCCTTGTGGTCGGCGAGCCGGATTTCGACACGCCCGCGCATATTCGCACTGCCGCCGTCTGGGCGATGGAGAAGGGAGAGACGCGGTACACGGTGCTTGCCGGCACGCTGGAGCTGCGCCAGGCGATCGTCGCCAAGCTGAAGCGCGAAAACGGCCTCGTCTACGATCCCGCGGAGATCGTCGTCACCAACGGCGCCAAGAGCGCCATTTACAGCGCGCTCGAAGCGACCCTCGAGGCCGGCGACGAGGTGATCATCCCAGCGCCCTATTGGGTGTCCTATCCGGACATGGTGCTCGCCTGCGAAGGAATACCTAAGATCGTGGCCTGTCCGGAAAGCCAGAGCTTCAAGATCTCGCCGGCCCAGCTGGAGGCGGCGATCTCGGAGAAGACGCGCTGGCTGTTGATCAACTCGCCATCGAACCCGACCGGCGCAAGCTATTCCGCAGCGGAATATCGCGGGATTGCCGAGGTTCTCGCCCGCCATCCGCATGTGCTGGTCATGACCGACGACATCTACGAACACATCCGTTTCGACGGCGAGAGTACGCCGCATCTGCTCAACGCAGCACCCGAGCTGCGTGAGCGCGTCCTCGCCATCAACGGCGTATCCAAGACCTATGCGATGACCGGCTGGCGCATCGGCTGGATCGCCGGCCCCGCGGACCTCGTCGGCGCGCTGAATACGCTGCTGTCGCAGGCCTCGGGCAATGCCTGCTCGATCAGCCAGGCGGCGGCGGTCGCGGCGCTCACCGGCGACCAGAGCTTCGTTGGCGAGACCGTTGCGACTTATCGGGCGCGTCGCGATCGCACGCTCGCGCGTATCAACGCGATCCCCGGGCTGAGTTGCCGGCCGCCCGACGGAGCGTTTTATCTCTACGTCAATTGTGCAGGCCTGATCGGCCGGACAACGCCGGCCGGGACTCGCCTCGAGAGCGACAGTGACGTCGTGATGTACTTGTTGGAGGCGGCCGGCGTGGCCGTCGTCCAGGGCACCGCCTACGGTCTGTCGCCATTCTTCCGTGCCTCGATCGCGACATCGCAAGCGGCGCTCGACGAAGGCACGGATCGCATCGCCCGTGCAGTTGCCGAGCTGCACTAA
- the accC gene encoding acetyl-CoA carboxylase biotin carboxylase subunit, which produces MFGSVLIANRGEIALRIQRGCRRLGLRTIVVHSEADRDAPYVHHADEAICIGPAAAAQSYLNQTALLFAAEVSGAEAIHPGYGFLSENPGFAEQVEAAGLTFIGPTAAVMRVMGDKVAAKRAMRAAGVPCVPGPDAALGDDLDLARATARQIGYPVILKAAGGGGGRGMRMVESEAGLIDAIAVTREEARRGFANSAIYIEKFLRRPRHVEIQVIADTHGNAVWLGSRDCSLQRRHQKVLEEAPAPGLDQDVLAQIGERCAEACRQLEYRGVGTFEFLVEDDAFYFIEMNTRLQVEHPVTEMTAGIDIVEAQIRVAQGEALPFAQADIVCRGHAFECRINAEDPDTFVPSPGVITAWELPGGPGVRIDSHASSGYRVPPYYDSLIGKLVVHGANRAEALDRLRIALDEMRVEGIATNLPLHRRLVRDAAFIRGGVSIHHLEQQLCGSGKA; this is translated from the coding sequence ATGTTCGGCTCGGTCCTCATAGCCAACCGGGGCGAGATCGCGCTGCGCATCCAGCGTGGTTGCCGGCGGCTCGGGCTGCGCACCATCGTCGTCCATTCGGAGGCCGATCGCGATGCGCCCTACGTGCATCATGCCGACGAGGCCATCTGCATCGGGCCGGCCGCGGCAGCGCAGAGCTATCTCAACCAGACGGCGTTGCTGTTCGCCGCCGAGGTCAGCGGAGCGGAGGCGATCCATCCGGGCTACGGGTTCCTGTCCGAGAACCCTGGCTTCGCCGAGCAGGTCGAAGCTGCCGGCCTGACCTTCATCGGCCCGACGGCCGCGGTGATGCGCGTCATGGGCGACAAGGTCGCGGCCAAGCGGGCGATGCGCGCCGCCGGCGTTCCCTGCGTACCCGGTCCGGATGCGGCGCTCGGCGACGACCTCGATCTCGCGCGCGCAACCGCGCGGCAGATCGGCTACCCCGTGATCCTGAAAGCGGCGGGCGGCGGCGGTGGACGCGGCATGCGCATGGTGGAGAGCGAGGCTGGCCTCATCGATGCGATCGCCGTGACGCGGGAAGAGGCGCGGCGCGGCTTCGCCAACAGCGCGATCTACATCGAGAAATTCCTGCGCCGGCCGCGACATGTCGAGATCCAGGTGATTGCCGATACCCATGGCAATGCCGTCTGGCTCGGCAGCCGCGATTGCTCGCTGCAGCGACGGCACCAGAAGGTGCTGGAGGAGGCGCCGGCACCGGGACTGGACCAGGACGTGCTGGCGCAGATCGGCGAGCGCTGCGCGGAGGCCTGCCGGCAGCTCGAATACCGCGGCGTCGGCACGTTCGAGTTCCTCGTCGAGGATGACGCGTTCTACTTCATCGAGATGAATACGCGCCTGCAGGTCGAACACCCCGTCACCGAGATGACCGCTGGGATCGATATCGTCGAGGCGCAGATTCGTGTGGCTCAGGGCGAGGCGCTGCCGTTCGCGCAAGCCGACATCGTCTGCCGCGGTCATGCCTTCGAATGCCGGATCAACGCCGAAGATCCCGACACGTTCGTGCCGTCCCCCGGTGTGATCACCGCCTGGGAGCTCCCCGGCGGCCCCGGCGTGCGCATCGATAGCCATGCCAGCAGCGGATATCGCGTGCCGCCATATTACGACTCGCTGATCGGCAAGCTCGTCGTGCACGGCGCGAATCGCGCCGAGGCCCTGGACCGGCTGCGCATCGCCCTCGACGAAATGCGCGTGGAAGGAATCGCGACCAACCTGCCGCTGCACCGGCGGCTCGTCAGGGATGCCGCGTTCATCAGGGGCGGCGTCAGCATTCACCATCTCGAGCAGCAGTTGTGCGGGAGCGGCAAGGCATGA
- a CDS encoding amino acid ABC transporter permease encodes MTLLFNMIGIVSDNWLLLLVGQFPNGPLGGIAATLILSILGIALAFPLSVAMALARLSPWPVLRWPATALVYVVRGVPLLLIILWVYFLLPLLIGESVPGFVTMLATLVIYEGAFLSEIVRAGITALPRGQMDAARALGHSHLGAMRYVILPQALFNMIPSIISQFVSTIKETTLGYIINVPELTFAAGQINNRLLTKPFEVYFILAIIYFVVCWTLTKLASTLERRIAVRRARSMDGAAAPALAAASRT; translated from the coding sequence ATGACGCTCCTGTTCAACATGATAGGCATCGTCAGCGACAACTGGCTGCTGCTGCTGGTCGGCCAGTTTCCGAACGGCCCGCTCGGCGGGATCGCCGCGACCCTGATCCTGTCGATTCTTGGAATTGCGCTGGCATTCCCGCTCAGCGTGGCGATGGCGCTCGCGCGTCTATCGCCTTGGCCCGTGCTGCGCTGGCCGGCGACGGCGCTGGTCTATGTCGTGCGCGGCGTTCCGCTGCTGCTGATCATCCTCTGGGTCTATTTCCTGCTGCCGCTCCTGATCGGCGAGAGCGTTCCCGGCTTCGTGACCATGCTCGCCACCTTGGTCATCTACGAGGGGGCCTTTCTCAGTGAGATCGTGCGAGCCGGAATCACGGCATTGCCGCGAGGGCAGATGGACGCGGCGCGGGCGCTCGGCCACAGCCACCTCGGCGCGATGCGCTACGTGATCCTGCCGCAGGCGCTGTTCAACATGATCCCGAGCATCATCAGCCAGTTCGTCTCCACCATCAAAGAGACGACGTTGGGCTACATCATCAACGTGCCAGAGCTGACCTTCGCGGCGGGACAGATCAACAACCGGCTTCTGACCAAGCCGTTCGAAGTCTACTTCATACTCGCCATCATCTATTTCGTCGTCTGCTGGACTCTCACTAAGCTGGCCAGCACGCTCGAACGTCGGATTGCCGTTCGGCGCGCCAGGTCGATGGATGGTGCTGCAGCGCCGGCTTTGGCAGCCGCATCGAGGACATGA
- a CDS encoding LamB/YcsF family protein encodes MKIDLNADLGEGYGPWSMGDDDALLGLVSSANIACGFHAGDPLIMQRTVESAKARGVDVGAHVGFPDRQGFGRRAMHIDPTELAAMVTYQLGALAGIVRAAGYRMTHMSFHGALGNMVAANAKLAEPLVRAVAAFDRELLIVSSTSRAIEGAAAACGLRVATTFLADRAYDDDGLLVPRGTAGAVIHDPALVLERVQRLLCDGVVITATGRALPMQATSILLHGDTPGAVEFARTIRAAIETAGGEIAPVSHLIAGGPGRGPS; translated from the coding sequence ATGAAGATCGATCTCAATGCGGATCTGGGCGAGGGCTACGGTCCCTGGTCCATGGGCGACGACGACGCTCTGCTCGGCCTCGTCTCGTCGGCCAACATCGCCTGCGGCTTTCACGCGGGCGACCCGCTGATCATGCAGCGCACCGTGGAATCGGCAAAGGCGCGGGGTGTCGATGTCGGCGCCCATGTCGGCTTCCCGGATCGCCAGGGCTTCGGCCGCCGGGCGATGCACATCGATCCTACCGAGCTCGCGGCGATGGTCACCTATCAGCTCGGCGCGCTTGCAGGGATCGTCCGCGCAGCCGGTTACCGCATGACCCACATGAGTTTCCACGGCGCCTTGGGCAACATGGTGGCCGCCAACGCCAAACTCGCCGAACCGCTGGTCCGCGCTGTCGCCGCCTTCGATCGAGAGCTCCTCATCGTATCGTCGACCAGCCGCGCCATCGAGGGGGCGGCGGCGGCCTGCGGCCTGCGCGTCGCCACCACTTTCCTCGCGGATCGCGCCTACGACGATGACGGACTGCTCGTGCCACGGGGCACGGCCGGCGCGGTCATTCACGACCCGGCGCTCGTGCTCGAACGGGTGCAGCGCCTGCTCTGCGACGGCGTCGTCATCACCGCGACCGGCCGGGCGCTGCCGATGCAGGCCACATCGATCCTGCTGCATGGCGACACCCCGGGCGCGGTCGAGTTCGCCCGGACGATCCGTGCGGCGATCGAGACCGCCGGTGGCGAGATCGCGCCGGTGTCGCACCTGATCGCCGGCGGCCCCGGGCGTGGCCCATCATAA
- a CDS encoding biotin-dependent carboxyltransferase family protein, with protein MIEVLSAGALATVQDLGRTGALNLGVGTSGAMDPLALAAGNILLRNEENAAALEIPLFPFRVRFTHSTVFAVTGADCAPRLDEAPVLPWWAHRADAGQVLSLAVPSTATWRASRVYLCIAGGIDVPSVLGSRSTQLRGAFGGLEGRPLRDGDRLPIAEPPGRAKTGFGITPPGLALPLEVDGLTAVRVLPAAEYDSFTPSSHEALWSEPWKITSQSDRYGYRLAGPELRPQRPMELRSHGIVPGVIQVPHGGQPIIQMRDAQPSGGYPKIGTVIDADLWRLGQAPIGSRIRFVLCSWDEALDASAATRRWLSNARRLVELYCNQGAVR; from the coding sequence ATGATCGAGGTGCTGTCGGCCGGCGCGCTCGCCACGGTGCAAGATCTCGGCCGCACCGGCGCGCTCAACCTCGGCGTCGGGACATCGGGTGCGATGGACCCGTTGGCGCTCGCCGCTGGAAACATCCTGCTGCGCAACGAGGAGAATGCGGCAGCCCTCGAGATACCGCTGTTCCCGTTCCGCGTCCGCTTCACCCATTCGACGGTGTTCGCCGTGACCGGCGCGGATTGCGCGCCGCGGCTCGACGAGGCGCCAGTGCTACCATGGTGGGCGCACCGCGCCGATGCCGGCCAGGTCCTCTCGCTCGCCGTTCCCTCAACTGCGACCTGGCGCGCCAGCCGCGTCTACCTGTGCATCGCGGGCGGGATCGATGTTCCCTCGGTGCTCGGCTCACGCAGTACCCAGCTGCGCGGCGCCTTCGGCGGGTTAGAGGGCCGTCCGCTGCGCGACGGCGATCGGTTGCCAATTGCCGAGCCCCCCGGTCGCGCCAAGACAGGCTTCGGCATCACGCCGCCCGGCCTCGCCTTGCCATTGGAGGTGGACGGGTTGACCGCCGTGCGGGTGCTGCCGGCTGCCGAATACGATAGCTTCACGCCGTCTTCCCACGAGGCGCTATGGTCCGAGCCTTGGAAGATTACGTCACAGAGCGACCGCTACGGCTATCGTCTCGCCGGCCCCGAACTCAGGCCGCAGCGACCCATGGAGCTGCGCTCCCACGGCATTGTCCCAGGCGTGATCCAGGTCCCCCACGGCGGCCAGCCGATCATCCAGATGCGCGATGCGCAGCCATCGGGCGGCTATCCCAAGATCGGCACCGTCATCGACGCCGACCTCTGGCGCCTCGGCCAGGCTCCCATCGGCAGCCGGATTCGTTTCGTGCTGTGCAGCTGGGACGAGGCGCTGGACGCGTCGGCGGCGACCCGGCGCTGGCTGAGCAACGCCCGCCGATTGGTCGAGCTCTACTGCAACCAGGGAGCGGTGCGATGA
- a CDS encoding amino acid ABC transporter permease, whose protein sequence is MKGFDLMAILLNPEFSRMLVHGVKMTFIIFAGSWLLAMSLGITLLAIRMLPGRIADALVEAYVAYHRNVPTLVQLMLWYFGVSSLLPERLQVWLSDQNGEAIFAVIALGLCQAAYFSEDHRSGLRAVPKGQWEAARALGHSYLGAMTYILLPQAVRNAMPALVNHTVSLFKNSSLAMAIGVTELTHAVKEVENQSFRAFETYLIATVFYLVCSLLLMWLGYYFERRSRMAGAL, encoded by the coding sequence ATGAAGGGCTTCGACCTCATGGCGATCCTGCTGAACCCCGAGTTCAGCCGCATGCTCGTCCACGGGGTGAAGATGACCTTCATCATCTTCGCAGGCTCCTGGCTGCTCGCCATGAGCCTCGGTATCACCCTCCTTGCAATTCGAATGCTGCCGGGCCGGATCGCCGACGCCCTGGTCGAGGCCTACGTTGCCTATCACCGCAACGTGCCGACACTGGTGCAGCTGATGCTCTGGTATTTCGGTGTCTCCAGCCTGCTGCCCGAGCGGCTCCAGGTCTGGCTGTCCGATCAGAACGGCGAGGCAATCTTCGCGGTGATCGCGCTCGGACTGTGTCAGGCCGCATATTTCAGCGAAGACCATCGGTCGGGCTTGCGCGCCGTGCCCAAGGGCCAGTGGGAGGCCGCTCGCGCGCTGGGTCACAGCTATCTCGGCGCGATGACTTACATCCTGCTGCCGCAGGCGGTCCGAAATGCGATGCCGGCGCTGGTGAACCACACGGTGTCGCTGTTCAAGAACAGCAGTCTTGCCATGGCGATCGGCGTCACCGAGCTCACGCATGCGGTGAAGGAGGTCGAAAACCAGAGCTTCCGCGCTTTCGAGACCTACCTGATCGCGACCGTCTTCTACCTCGTGTGCTCGCTGCTCCTGATGTGGCTTGGCTATTATTTCGAGCGGCGCAGCCGCATGGCGGGAGCGCTCTGA
- the pxpB gene encoding 5-oxoprolinase subunit PxpB — protein sequence MTTDLPQLSLLGTTALLFEAPGETSLTTQCRIWALALEAGRLPGVREAVPGMNNLMIAFAEPPRHRGQIEHRLIELWHALEPLPVAGRCLDLPVVYGGDGGPHMADVVAHTGLSVDDIVAIHSAPTYTVYALGSHPGYCYLGGMDQRIATPRRKVPVLRIPRGAVSIGGSQTGVSASDGPSGWNTIGSTEVAFFDVERTPPALLQPGDCIRFKTIRVLR from the coding sequence ATGACGACGGACCTGCCACAACTCAGCCTGCTGGGAACGACCGCGCTGCTGTTCGAAGCTCCGGGCGAGACCTCGCTGACGACGCAGTGCCGCATCTGGGCCCTGGCGCTGGAGGCGGGCCGTCTGCCCGGCGTTCGGGAGGCCGTGCCGGGCATGAACAACCTCATGATCGCTTTCGCCGAGCCGCCGCGGCACCGGGGACAAATCGAGCACAGACTGATCGAGCTGTGGCACGCCCTCGAGCCGCTTCCTGTCGCCGGGCGCTGCCTTGATCTGCCGGTGGTCTATGGCGGCGACGGCGGCCCGCACATGGCCGATGTCGTGGCCCACACCGGATTGAGCGTCGACGATATCGTCGCGATCCACAGCGCACCGACTTACACCGTCTACGCCCTCGGCAGCCATCCCGGGTACTGCTATCTCGGTGGCATGGACCAGCGCATCGCGACGCCGCGGCGCAAGGTGCCGGTGCTGCGCATCCCACGCGGCGCCGTCTCCATCGGCGGCAGTCAGACCGGCGTCTCTGCCTCCGATGGGCCGAGCGGCTGGAATACGATCGGCAGCACCGAGGTCGCATTCTTCGATGTCGAGCGCACGCCGCCAGCGCTGCTGCAGCCCGGTGACTGCATCCGCTTCAAAACCATCCGGGTGCTGCGATGA
- a CDS encoding amino acid ABC transporter ATP-binding protein: MIEFIGINKFYGSLPALVDINAEVKKGEVVVVCGPSGSGKSTLIRTVNRLEEIQSGVLRFDGQNVHAKISSLAMNHLRSRIGFVFQSFNLFPHLSVLDNVMLSPVKVNGIKRSKAREIALQLLDRVGLSSKAQNYPAQLSGGQQQRVAIARALAMEPPAMLFDEPTSALDPEMVGEVLAVMRGLARDGMTMMCVTHEMNFARDVADRVWFMDAGRLLESASPSAFFGSPQHPRAQRFLSDLRAR; this comes from the coding sequence ATGATTGAATTCATTGGCATCAACAAGTTCTACGGTTCGCTGCCCGCCCTCGTCGACATCAACGCGGAGGTGAAAAAGGGCGAGGTGGTCGTGGTATGTGGCCCCTCGGGCTCTGGCAAGTCGACGCTCATCCGCACCGTCAACCGGCTTGAGGAGATCCAATCCGGAGTGCTGCGCTTCGACGGACAGAATGTTCATGCGAAGATTAGCAGCTTGGCAATGAACCACCTGCGCAGCCGTATCGGCTTCGTTTTCCAGAGTTTCAATCTGTTTCCACACCTCAGCGTGCTGGACAATGTGATGCTGTCGCCTGTGAAGGTGAACGGCATCAAACGGAGCAAGGCAAGGGAGATCGCGCTTCAGTTGCTCGACCGGGTAGGCCTTTCCAGCAAGGCGCAGAACTATCCGGCGCAGCTGTCCGGCGGCCAGCAGCAGCGTGTCGCGATCGCGCGAGCGCTGGCCATGGAGCCGCCGGCGATGCTGTTCGATGAGCCGACCAGCGCGCTCGACCCGGAGATGGTCGGCGAAGTTCTGGCGGTGATGCGGGGACTTGCTCGCGATGGCATGACCATGATGTGCGTCACCCATGAGATGAATTTCGCACGCGATGTCGCTGATCGTGTCTGGTTCATGGATGCCGGGCGCCTGCTGGAATCGGCGTCGCCGAGCGCGTTCTTCGGCTCGCCGCAGCATCCGCGTGCGCAGCGCTTTTTGTCGGATCTGCGGGCACGATGA